The window TCGGGTCGCGcggaaaatgaaaggaaaattAGGGGCGCGCCTGGGGTTCGAACACGCGACTTCGAGGTGGACGCGTGGTGTGATCTGGTGATGCCACGTGGTGCAATCTGGTTCGTCCGATCTTTTCCAATTTCTCGGTTTTGCCCTTTAACTTGTTTTTGACCGTTCTTCGTTATAACTCCGATTTAAGTGATTTAAGTGGCGTTGGACTCGTATTgggtgaagtttcatattctgcataaaaatgacatgttagtgagtaaatggataaaggttgagaaaaattagtctaataatgttaggtctaaaatagccctaacaGTTGGCGTAGCCTCTACCTATGCAATCCTGGTTTCTGTCGACGTATCTCTACGTTAGCATACccccttcttcttgtagtgttggtatatgatcatttaaactaggtacaagattgtttagattaggtaaaATGGTGGAAAATTATTTAAACTTGGTACAAGAgatataagatcgtttagactaggtataagatcgtttaaactTGGTAGAAAATCATTTTTTCACCTGTGTGTGATGTATTAATTgagggtatttttgttattttacgtTCTGAGCTTTTTCccttttcaaaattgttttatatggtttgttctatttttgaaataatctctttaatttattttgttatatttgaaaatatcttaATTAAAAATGATACATGAGactataaaataaattaataacaaattaatATACCTTTGCGAATGAGAAgtctttaaatataataaaataaattaaaatatttaaatatataacaaaattttggattttataaataataaatatgaataaaCTTGTATTATTATCTATCAATATAATTGATATAAGTATTTTACTCTACGTTGCAACTGTTTTCGTCAAAAATTTCCCTTTTTAACCATTATTTTTTGCGGATGGTACGTTGCTTGTATTTTGATCAATTCAATAGTTTGGGGTTGAGAAAAACTCCCAAAATTGTCATCCGCAGGCAAAAAGCTATAAATTGGGCTTCGCCACCGTAACTAAagccttcttcttcttcaattggTAATTTTGGTATCTGAGTTTCCAAACTTATCAAatcatccatggctgaatggtctCATCTCCCCAAGGATCTCCTCTACCTCATTTCCCAACGTCTCCAAAATCCTTTCGACACCATGCGTTTTCGATCGGTCTGTTCCTCGTGGAGATCTGTTGTCTCCCCTAAGCGCCATACATTACCTGTTCGATTCCCATTTCTTCCAAATCACGGCATATCTGATCCCACTTGGGGTTTCAATCTCACCAAGCGCTCCGTTTTCCGTGTTGGGTCTCCCATGGATCACTCAGACGGCTGGTTGATCAAGGTCGAAGAAGATGCCTACGGAATGATTAAAATATCAAACCCCCTCTCTAAATCTTACTTCAAGCCCTTGCCTAAAAATTTCCCCAAggtactaaacttgttgaattTTCCGGTTTTAGAGCTTTGTCAGGAGTATGTGCTGCACTACCTTAATTTTTGGCCTGTGCGTCATCGCCCTGGTGATGCTGGCGATTTGTATAGGGAGAAGATCGCTTACAAGTGTTTGAATTATGATGGTAGTCAATTCGTTTTAGTTACTATTCATGTTTCTGGAAAATTGGCTATGTTTAAATCGGAGGATGGGCAGTGGAGTACGATTCATCACACTGCATTACCTTATGATGATGTCATATTGTTTAACGGGGAGTTTTATGCTGTTGATAATTCTGGGGCCACCTTCGTGGTGGAATCTCAACATAAGGTGACTTTGATTGCTGAACCTGTATTCGGTGGCGATAAGAAGATTTTGATGGAATGCAACGGAGAATTATTGTTGGTTGATATGTATTTAACAGTAGACTCTGAAGAGGGCTTTGGTTTGGATGGTGAACCTCCTGAAGGTGTTCTACAGGAAAAAACAGTTGGGTTTAAGGTATTTAAGCTGCACCGTAATGGAAGTAAGAAATGGACTGTGGTCTGTGACTTGGGTAACACAATGCTATTCTTGGGTGAAAATTGCTCGTTTTCTGCATCCGCTTCAGGGGTATCTGGTTGTAAAGGAAATTGCATATTCTTTACTGATGGTTTCCTCGGCCCAAATGTGGATGAAGATGATGTGTTTAAGGGTAGTGACATTGCTATATTTGACTTGGAGTTTGGAACCATATCACCTTTATCTGATTCTCCTGTGTATTCAAGGTTGTTCTGGCCACCGCCAAGTTGGATCACATCAACATCACGAGGAAGCAGTATTCATTCTAAAGGTTTGTTGCGTTTTTCTGTACTGTCTCATTTCGTTCATTGCGactttttgtttgtattttgcTTAATAAATGTATTTTTCTTTCCCCTTTCCTACTTAGACATTGCATCTTTGCATCTTTGCATCTTGCATAATGATTTCCAGTGAGTGATTAAGCTGCTAGTTTGGTCAACATAAGCATAGCTCAAAAGCAATTGACCTTGTACACTTCCCTTGAGGTTAGAGGTTTAAATCCTCATACCCCACAATTTGTTGTACTCAATACTAATCTGGCAGCTTGGCTTTGAAGAGTATCTCGATATATTGACCAATATGACCACTCAGCTGATTTTCGCTTTGAATATCTAGGACGTTTGGTGAACTTTTGTATGAGTGAAAAATTCGTTGATGAAGAAAAACAGAAAGGAAAAATGAGGAATGACCAGAATTTCCCCTTTACCATGAGAAGTGAATGATTAACTCAATTGAAATGGATGTCAAAAGAAATAATATGactaaattatatatttgaattaCATGTCTATAGGTCCTCCAATTGGTGTAGATGGAGGAGGGGGCTGGGTGGGAAATGGGAAATGCGCCCTTCAATTATGTATTGGATCAAGGGGGTCATTCCTTAAGCTAAGTTCTATAAGATGGTCAAAGTGGTTTTCTGGATGCTTCTGTTTACTAATGCTTCTGTGTTCCTTGCATGATTTCTAAATTTATAGGCACTTATTCATTGATGGACAGTTTGTGATGGAATGTTGTGGAATCTTCTCAACACCTTTGGTGTTTGCTTTGTTTTTCCTAACTAGATTCAATTCAAGACATGTTCTTTCTCCTTGATGGTGTCTACTTCAGAAAGAAACCTTTACTTTGAACTAACATTGTTAAGAGTTGCTTTGGGAAAGTTTGGTCTGAAAGAAATGGAGCTCTGTACTTATTCCCCCCTTTGATTTCTCAAAATTGGCGTGTTTTCTCGAAGCCCATTTGGAGATGTTTCTGTATTTCATTCTCTAATGAGAATATATAGGTTTTCTatcaaagaaggaaaaagaaaacaagtatacCGTTCTGTTCTGATTTCTTTATATCTTTGTACAAATCCCAAAAGTAatcttctatttctttctaaTCAAATACTCCACAACAGCCGCAATAAAGATCTCCTCACTCTTTCAGGGGCAATTGCAATGTGGTTGAAAacgaccaaaaaaaaaaaaaaaaaaaaaaaaaaaaaaaaaaattccaaggACTTTCTTAGAGAACATTATCTTGGTCCTCAAAATAGTTTTGCCCAAAGAATGCTAATTGGGGCTTGATTTCAATGTTTGGATAGTGGGTTGATTATTTTTCATGTCAAGAATACGTCCATTGATTTTGTATAGCACATCCTATTGCCACTATTATCAATCTAGCACGTTTTACTATCTGGTTGATTATTTCCTGATGACCTTTCTGTAAGGCTTCCATTGACTTCATCTATTAATCTGATTCCTTGTGCTAAAGGCTATTAAAGGAAGGATTCTAGACTCTCTTTGTTGTTCCATACGTGGTAAACAAGTCTTTCCTTCGTCTCAACAAATTTCTTGGCTGTCAGCCATTTCGGTTTAAGGGTACACGTACACTCTTCCACCTGTATGTGCCTTCTAGGGTACACGTATACTCTTCCACCTCTAAGTGCCTTCTTAAATCTAAATCTATCCCTTTCCCTTTTCTATTTCCGCGATTGTCTCAAGGCCCAAACTGAGGTCAAGAGTTTTCCAAATGAATACTAGGTGTTACTCAAAAACCATGGCACATAGTTAACAGGCTGCCTCTTGGGGCTGGTAAATAGCTTTTGATTAGATTATACTTCCCAGCCTGAACTGGACCTTCTATTTTCCTCTTGATTATGAAAGCACCCTCATTGATATGCTCTTTGCTCATCCTTTTGAAATCTCCAAAACCACTCGGCTAATGAGGCTAGTTCCATCGTCTAACACTTCGTGTTCAATGCCACCCACAATTAAATGACAACAAAGTTTTTTTTAGTTGACCTAACCATATCACATCCACCTTCTTAAGTAAAATCTTAGTTTATGTCTCTAAAC is drawn from Cucumis melo cultivar AY chromosome 11, USDA_Cmelo_AY_1.0, whole genome shotgun sequence and contains these coding sequences:
- the LOC103490560 gene encoding F-box protein SKIP23 isoform X5; the protein is MAEWSHLPKDLLYLISQRLQNPFDTMRFRSVCSSWRSVVSPKRHTLPVRFPFLPNHGISDPTWGFNLTKRSVFRVGSPMDHSDGWLIKVEEDAYGMIKISNPLSKSYFKPLPKNFPKVLNLLNFPVLELCQEYVLHYLNFWPVRHRPGDAGDLYREKIAYKCLNYDGSQFVLVTIHVSGKLAMFKSEDGQWSTIHHTALPYDDVILFNGEFYAVDNSGATFVVESQHKVTLIAEPVFGGDKKILMECNGELLLVDMYLTVDSEEGFGLDGEPPEGVLQEKTVGFKVFKLHRNGSKKWTVVCDLGNTMLFLGENCSFSASASGVSGCKGNCIFFTDGFLGPNVDEDDVFKGSDIAIFDLEFGTISPLSDSPVYSRLFWPPPSWITSTSRGSSIHSKGTYSLMDSL
- the LOC103490560 gene encoding F-box protein SKIP23 isoform X7 — encoded protein: MAEWSHLPKDLLYLISQRLQNPFDTMRFRSVCSSWRSVVSPKRHTLPVRFPFLPNHGISDPTWGFNLTKRSVFRVGSPMDHSDGWLIKVEEDAYGMIKISNPLSKSYFKPLPKNFPKVLNLLNFPVLELCQEYVLHYLNFWPVRHRPGDAGDLYREKIAYKCLNYDGSQFVLVTIHVSGKLAMFKSEDGQWSTIHHTALPYDDVILFNGEFYAVDNSGATFVVESQHKVTLIAEPVFGGDKKILMECNGELLLVDMYLTVDSEEGFGLDGEPPEGVLQEKTVGFKVFKLHRNGSKKWTVVCDLGNTMLFLGENCSFSASASGVSGCKGNCIFFTDGFLGPNVDEDDVFKGSDIAIFDLEFGTISPLSDSPVYSRLFWPPPSWITSTSRGSSIHSKGS
- the LOC103490560 gene encoding F-box protein SKIP23 isoform X3, whose translation is MAEWSHLPKDLLYLISQRLQNPFDTMRFRSVCSSWRSVVSPKRHTLPVRFPFLPNHGISDPTWGFNLTKRSVFRVGSPMDHSDGWLIKVEEDAYGMIKISNPLSKSYFKPLPKNFPKVLNLLNFPVLELCQEYVLHYLNFWPVRHRPGDAGDLYREKIAYKCLNYDGSQFVLVTIHVSGKLAMFKSEDGQWSTIHHTALPYDDVILFNGEFYAVDNSGATFVVESQHKVTLIAEPVFGGDKKILMECNGELLLVDMYLTVDSEEGFGLDGEPPEGVLQEKTVGFKVFKLHRNGSKKWTVVCDLGNTMLFLGENCSFSASASGVSGCKGNCIFFTDGFLGPNVDEDDVFKGSDIAIFDLEFGTISPLSDSPVYSRLFWPPPSWITSTSRGSSIHSKGVEALMPSKER
- the LOC103490560 gene encoding F-box protein SKIP23 isoform X2, yielding MAEWSHLPKDLLYLISQRLQNPFDTMRFRSVCSSWRSVVSPKRHTLPVRFPFLPNHGISDPTWGFNLTKRSVFRVGSPMDHSDGWLIKVEEDAYGMIKISNPLSKSYFKPLPKNFPKVLNLLNFPVLELCQEYVLHYLNFWPVRHRPGDAGDLYREKIAYKCLNYDGSQFVLVTIHVSGKLAMFKSEDGQWSTIHHTALPYDDVILFNGEFYAVDNSGATFVVESQHKVTLIAEPVFGGDKKILMECNGELLLVDMYLTVDSEEGFGLDGEPPEGVLQEKTVGFKVFKLHRNGSKKWTVVCDLGNTMLFLGENCSFSASASGVSGCKGNCIFFTDGFLGPNVDEDDVFKGSDIAIFDLEFGTISPLSDSPVYSRLFWPPPSWITSTSRGSSIHSKGLPNLQERKSLCGK
- the LOC103490560 gene encoding F-box protein SKIP23 isoform X1; the protein is MAEWSHLPKDLLYLISQRLQNPFDTMRFRSVCSSWRSVVSPKRHTLPVRFPFLPNHGISDPTWGFNLTKRSVFRVGSPMDHSDGWLIKVEEDAYGMIKISNPLSKSYFKPLPKNFPKVLNLLNFPVLELCQEYVLHYLNFWPVRHRPGDAGDLYREKIAYKCLNYDGSQFVLVTIHVSGKLAMFKSEDGQWSTIHHTALPYDDVILFNGEFYAVDNSGATFVVESQHKVTLIAEPVFGGDKKILMECNGELLLVDMYLTVDSEEGFGLDGEPPEGVLQEKTVGFKVFKLHRNGSKKWTVVCDLGNTMLFLGENCSFSASASGVSGCKGNCIFFTDGFLGPNVDEDDVFKGSDIAIFDLEFGTISPLSDSPVYSRLFWPPPSWITSTSRGSSIHSKVCYSLLGLPNLQERKSLCGK
- the LOC103490560 gene encoding F-box protein SKIP23 isoform X6 is translated as MAEWSHLPKDLLYLISQRLQNPFDTMRFRSVCSSWRSVVSPKRHTLPVRFPFLPNHGISDPTWGFNLTKRSVFRVGSPMDHSDGWLIKVEEDAYGMIKISNPLSKSYFKPLPKNFPKVLNLLNFPVLELCQEYVLHYLNFWPVRHRPGDAGDLYREKIAYKCLNYDGSQFVLVTIHVSGKLAMFKSEDGQWSTIHHTALPYDDVILFNGEFYAVDNSGATFVVESQHKVTLIAEPVFGGDKKILMECNGELLLVDMYLTVDSEEGFGLDGEPPEGVLQEKTVGFKVFKLHRNGSKKWTVVCDLGNTMLFLGENCSFSASASGVSGCKGNCIFFTDGFLGPNVDEDDVFKGSDIAIFDLEFGTISPLSDSPVYSRLFWPPPSWITSTSRGSSIHSKGKKQ
- the LOC103490560 gene encoding F-box protein SKIP23 isoform X4 — translated: MAEWSHLPKDLLYLISQRLQNPFDTMRFRSVCSSWRSVVSPKRHTLPVRFPFLPNHGISDPTWGFNLTKRSVFRVGSPMDHSDGWLIKVEEDAYGMIKISNPLSKSYFKPLPKNFPKVLNLLNFPVLELCQEYVLHYLNFWPVRHRPGDAGDLYREKIAYKCLNYDGSQFVLVTIHVSGKLAMFKSEDGQWSTIHHTALPYDDVILFNGEFYAVDNSGATFVVESQHKVTLIAEPVFGGDKKILMECNGELLLVDMYLTVDSEEGFGLDGEPPEGVLQEKTVGFKVFKLHRNGSKKWTVVCDLGNTMLFLGENCSFSASASGVSGCKGNCIFFTDGFLGPNVDEDDVFKGSDIAIFDLEFGTISPLSDSPVYSRLFWPPPSWITSTSRGSSIHSKGLRTKEEASEP